In the genome of Alphaproteobacteria bacterium, the window AGCTCATCGGCCATTTGAGCATCCCCCCCTTTTTCGATGTAGAGCATTTCTTGCACCTGCCACCAAAGGGTATCGTAGTTTTCAAAGAAAAGTGTTGCCTCCGCCCCTAAGGGAACCCGACGATTTTTCTTAATAGCAATTGTTTCTTGACGCATCTGTTCCCGGACTCTGCGAAAAACTTCAATGGGAAGAATGTCTTCTGCTGTTAAGCATTTTTTCATCATGATTTCTTTCAATCTTTAAAAACTTATTCTTTTATTCATCAAAGCCTAAAGACACGAGGGGTAAAAAATAATCAACCTAAAGCTTTATAGCCCATAAGCGTGGGCAAATATCTCAATAGGATGAGCGTTTTCACTTACAAAATTAGAATCTAATTTTTCCATGCCCTGGCGAATATGTGTAGCTGCCAGAGGGCATTCAGATAAAACGAGACGGTTCTGATTCTTTAAAGCCTGTTGTGCTACCGGCTTGCCAACCTTTAAGGCAATATCAAAATTTTCGACCTTCAAGCCCCATGCTCCTCCATGACCGGAGCATCTTTCAATAACTTGCAAATCAATATCCGGAATCAAGCGAAGCAATTCCGCTGCTTTTTGACCCATATTTTGAGCCCGCGCATGACAGGCAATATGAACCGTCACGCCTTCTGTTAGCGGCTTAATGCCTTCTACTAACCCTGGCCCTTTAGCCAAACTTACCATATATTCCGTAATATCCTTCGTTGAATGCCCTAAAAGATTTACATTTTCGTCATTGGGCAGAATTAACGGCCACTCCGACTTCAGCATCAAAGCGCAAGATGGCACAAGAGCAATGACTTCGTAACCTTGATCAATCCATGGTCTTAATTCGCCCGCAACACGCTTTGCGGCTTCAGCCACACCAGCAATATTACCTTGCTCCAATAAAGGCATTGCGCAACAACCAGGATAAATAACTTGGGTTTCAACGCCGTTGTGAGCCAAAACTTTGCGCGTCGCAAGACCTATATTAGGGTTATTATAATTCCCATAACAGGTGGCATAAATAACGACTTTGCGCCCATAAGCAGGAGCTGCCTTATTGAGGGACAAGGGTTCACGGGTTTGGCGAACGAGAGTTTTAGCGTGAAACTGAGGCACAGCGGCTTCCCGATGAATTCCCAATGTCTTTTCCAAGAGAGGGCGTGTGATTTTATTGCCTTCTTTTGTCGCCCAATTCGCCAGGGGAGCTACAGTTTTACCTACCGTACCCGCCAAATCTGTATTTGCTAAAATCTGCGTCGAAAAAGGTACTTTGCCCGCAGCAAACTCCATCGCCCGATAGCGCAGCATAAGGTGGGGAAAGTCGATATTAAATTCATGTGGAGGCGTATAGGGACACTTTGACATGTAACACAAGTCACATAAGGTACAAGCTTCAACAGGGGGCGCAAAATCAGCACTAGCAACAGAATCTAATTCCCCGGTGGGCGCCGCATCAATTAAATCAAATAACCGCGGAAAGGTATCACACAAATTAAAGCAGCGACGGCATCCGTGACAAATGTCAAAGACCCGCCGCATTTCTTCGTCTAATTTATCCGCATCTAAATAATCGGGATGAGTCCAATCAATAGTATGACGCATGCAATGAGCACCTCTACCCTAGCTCATGGTCTCCAAAGCTCTTTGGAATCGACCGGCATGAGAACGTTCGGCTTTCCCTAAAGTTTCAAACCAATCTGCAATTTCTTCAAACCCTTCCTCACGGGCAGTACGAGCCATACCTGGATACATATCTGTGTATTCATGTGTCTCTCCCGCGATCGCAGCTTTCAAATTCAAAGAGGTATCGCCAATCGGCAAGCCCGTTGCCGGATCCCCAACAGCTGCAAGAAACTCTAAGTGACCATGTGCATGCCCGGTTTCACCTTCAGCTGTTGATCTGAATACACTGGCAACATCATTATGACCTTCAATATCTGCTTTTTGCGCAAAATAGAGATATCGACGATTGGCTTGTGATTCCCCAGCAAAGGCTTCTTTTAAATTTTGTTCCGTCTTACTTCCTTTTAAAGACATACTTTCCTCCTCAAATTAAGCGATTTGTTCAATGAGTACTATCAGCTAAGTAAGGGGGAAACGTCAAGGGATATAGTGGCTTATATGAATTCTTGGGCTAAAATTCTTGAAGTTTAGGCAATAATATCGGGAACCAGAAGGCCATCAATTTTTTGGATTTGATCTTTTACAAGTATTCTTCGCTTCTTTAAGCGGTGAACTTGAACGTCGTTTTGGTGGCTATCAAGGGACAAATGAGAAATTTCGTCCACCAGCTGACGATCTTCCTTTTTGAGTTTGTCCAGCTTGTGCTGTAATTCTACAACCATACTTGGTTCTAGTGCCATTATTCCATAATACCCATATTATTTTGTAGTAATCTATATAATCACTTCTTAATCAAATAAACAACATAAATAATAAATACTACATTTAGTGTTAATTGAAAACTAGAAAGAAGATTAATGGTGCCCAGAGCCGGGATCGAACCAGCGACACAGGGATTTTCAATCCCTTGCTCTACCAACTGAGCTATCTGGGCATACGTTTACACATTAGGCCTCCCAGACATAGTAAATCTTGACTGAATTGTCTAGATGAAAAATGGCATTGAAACGGAAACTTTGAAGTGAAAGGGCACCAAACCTAATGGGACTGCTGTCGATCTCGAATCCATTTCAGGCAGGCATCGCGATTGGGCTGAAAATTTTGAGCAATCCACCAGGCTTCACACTGTTTCAAAAGGTCGCCCAATTTGGGACCTTGTTTTACACCCATCCCCACAAGATCTTTGCCTTGAATAGGAAAGGTAGGATGCCGCCAAGATGCCGAAACATTTAAAGTTGCGTCAAGAATAGATCTTGTCGAACCTACAGCGCGCAAAGTTAGGCTTAATCGAGTCAAATCTTCAAACCATTCAGCACCATCATGATAGAGATTTGCATAGATCGTCTTTTCAGAACTGGGATAATACTCTAAACGATTTTGACAATATTGAAGGTAATTCTTTTGGTCTCGCGAAAGTCTTAAAGTTTTCGCCAGAGCCATAACGTCAATTTTGGGTAAAGAAAGGGCCGCTAAACGACACATTACTCGGGGGACTTTCTCAAAATTTAAAAGAGACTCGAAGGCATCAAGATTTATGGAGTGAGGCAAAATCAGGGGGGCAATACCCGCTTTGCTTAACAAACGAAGACTTGATAAAGGATCAGGGGCCGATAAAAGCTTCAAAAATTCATACCCGATACGCTCTCGCGACAAATCCTTTAGCCCCTGATGTAAAGCTGTACAGGCCTGTATTGCCTCTAAGTTGACAGGACCTTGGCCATACCAAGCTAAGAAGCGAAAGTATCGTAAGATGCGCAAATAATCTTCTTGAATGCGTGTATGGGCATCGCCAACAAAGCGAATCATCCCAAATTTAAGATCTTCTAGACCGTGAAAGTAATCGTAAATAGTCCCTTGGACGTCCGCGTAAAGCGCATTAATAGTGAAATCCCGACGGCTTGCATCTTCTTCCCAACTTGTTCCATACGTAACGCGTGCACGACGGCCGTTTGTTTCCCAATCTTTGCGCAAAGACGTAATTTGAAATGTTCGGTTTTCTAAAACAGCTGTTATGGTCCCGTATTCATAACCTGTCGGAATCACGTTGATATTCGCTTTGGTGAGGATGTAAATAATATCATCAGGGCCAATGGGAATAGCTATATCAATATCTTGTGCAGAAATCCCTAGAACAGCATCACGCACACATCCTCCAACAAACCGTGCCTCTCCCCCCTCTTCCCGAAAAATTTGAAAGAGCCTTTGGGTTATGGCATCCCCCATAAGAGGAAATTGGGTTAAGTCGAGCTTCATCAATGATACTATAGGAAGTCTCACAAAATTGAGCAAGGGGAGGACTTAAGAACAAAATAACTTTGCAATTTTCCCCCTCAAATGCCCATCGCTTTTCGGATGAGGCGTCTTTTCAAGGGAGGGATTTGGTTTACGATTCCCAAACCTGTATTACGCATAAAAGAAAGTATGCTGGATTTGTTGGAGAATAATCGAACCATTCCATCACTCATTGCGAGTATCGAAGCTGTATCGAGTCGACGTCGACGCTGATAGTCAGATAAAATACTCTGTGATCCAATATCAAGCCCCAAATCCTTAGCTTTTTTGAGGACTTCTGCCAAAATTTGCGCATCCCGCCAACCTAAATTAACTCCTTGTCCTGCCACAGGATGGACTGTATGAGCGGCATCCCCCACAATCGCGAGACGATGATCGACTGTATTTTTCGCAACCATGGCCGAGAGGGGGTATGACCACCGCTTGCCAGAAACTTCCAAATTTCCATAAAAGGGAAAAATTTCTTGAAGCTCTAGGGAAATTTTGACATCGTCCAAGTCTAATAGACGATTAATATCCTGCGGAGAGCCTGTCCACACAATACCTGATCGGTTCACCCCAGTCACAGGGCATGTCCGTAAAGGTAAGATAGCAAACGGCCCTTGAGCTTGAAAAATCTCCCAGGCCCTGCCTTCGTGCGGTTTTTCATGACGGACGTGAGCAATAAAAGCCGATTGGTTATATCGCCACCGAAATGTCTTGATACCCGCCTCATCTCTTAAGGGAGATAAGCGTCCTTCCGCTCCAATAATCAACGGGGTCTTCAAAACGTCACCGTCCTCCAACTGAATGACAGCTGCTTCCAGGTGACGCTCACTTTGAAGCACCTGTGCGGGCGCCCTCCAAATCAAATTATGTGACAACTCCTGAGCACGCTGAAAAATACCTTGGCGCAAAGTTCGATTTTCTACTATATAACCCATCGGATCTGGGCCAACATCTCGATGATCATAATAAACAGCCCAGGGAGAATCTTTTTCAAATACACGAATATCCAGGATAGGTTCTGCCGCATGGTCAACTTTGGGCCAGATGTTCAGGCGATCAAAAATAAGTTTTGATCCATAAGCGACAGCAGTTGTTCGCCCATCCAAATCTGGCTTTAAAAGATCCTCTGGTGACTCCCTATCTATCACTGTTACCATAAGTCCCTGTTGAGCCAGGGCGACACCTAACGTTCCTCCAACCAAACCACCCCCAACAATGACAACATCCATTGCCTGTGGCTTTACCATGGCAAGCTCCCTAATTGTTTGAGCCCTTGATCTAGAGTAACCAGTGTGTGCTCTTGTTCAGGCGTCTCGTCATAAATCCACACGTACAATACATAAATAAATAGGGTCAAATAAGCTCGTAATTGTATAGGAGCCCAAAGATTATCTTCCTCCATACCACAATCTTTCAAAATACGCGCAACCATTTTCATCACATAAGGACGTAACGTCAGCAGCATCAGAGGTTTTGCGACCAGGTCCCCCCAGAGACGACGAATCGCATTGCGATGAGAAGCACAAGCATCCAAATGACTCATGACCATATCTGTTAACCGATCATGTGTGGGTAATGTCGAGGGGGGGATTTCACGCATCGTCTGATCATGAATTTCTTCCATGAGGACTAAAACCATAAAGGCCGTTTCCGGATAAAGAGATGCAAGTTCAAGAGGGCTCTGCCCCGTTTCTTGAGCCAATCTTTCAACTGTTAAGGCTTCTAAACCCCCTTCTTCCGCTAGCTTCCATAGAGCCTCTTCATTCATTGAGACAATTCCTGTCCTCTATGCACGGCCGCTTTTACAGCCGTATAAGTTAGCTTTTCTAAAGCATGACCTTGGTCAAATACACCTAATGCAGCAGCCGTTGTTCCTCCCGGGCTGGTAACTTTTATGCGCAAATCAGTTGCTGAATCTGACGTACCCTGAAGAATAGCCCCCACTCCTATAGCTGTTTGACGGGCTAATGCAAACGCCACCTCCCGCGGGAGACCACACTCAGCACCTGCAGCTGCCAGACATTCTACAAGGCGAAAAAAATAGGCCGGCCCGCTCCCAGACACTGCCGTCACAACGTCCATCAAAGCTTCGTGTTCGAGCCATATCGCTTTTCCAGATGCCTCAAAGATTGATTGTCCTAAAGCTCGTTGTTCTTTTGTTAACGGATTCTGCGCTACAAGAACGGAGATCCCCTGTCCCACTGTTACAGGGATATTGGGCATAGCACGAATAATACATTCGTCTTCGCCTAAAAGTCGATGATAAGTGCTCAATGTCAAACCTGCTGCTATAGATAAGAATAAACAACCCTGTCCTGAAAATCGTCGGTAATGAGGCAAAAGGTCAGGTAAAATTTGGGGTTTAACTGCAAAAATAATAAGATTGGGCACAAAATCTTCAGGAAGTGAAGCCAAATCGGGTACATATTGAGGATTTGACGGTTCAATGACAACGACATCAAAGGGCGCGTTATCCCGCTCCCAGCCTTGTTTTAAGGCACTTCCCATGACACCACATCCTACCAAAAGAAACTTTGCGCGTTTCATTTTATTCTCGCTTTCCTCAATCGTTCGCTCGAACCAACATACTGCCCGTATATCCTTGATAAAAACTTCATAAAACTCCTAACGAAATATCAAGCTTCTCCAACCGTATCAATTAACCCCATCTGCAAAGCATCCTGCGGAAGTGTACCATGGGTTAATAAGGTTCCAAAAACGGGATAAAATGTTTCACATTCTCCAATAATTGTTTCCATTAATTCCTCAATTTGAGGTGTTACTTCTTTAGATTTTTTGCCTTGTAAAAGCAGTGAATATCGAAAAACGATCCATTGATCATCAACCAAATCAAAGTGACCCATCCACAACCTTCGGTTGATTAAAGTCAGAAGTTCATAAATACCTAAAGGAAGGGGCTCTGGAACTTTTAAATCCAGGAAACAAGCCAGATAGAACAAATGGGATTCAGCCTGCCAGCACAGATGGAAGCGATATTCACCCCAATGTCCCGGAATATCGATAATTAACTCATCGGGCCTCAGTCTTTCCCAATTCCATAAAGAATCTTCTGCAATTTGCGTCGCCACGCTTAAGGGATCAAAATTTTCAATCTTCTTCGCAACAATCATTTTGGGAAATTTTTTCAATTCAATAAATTTGTAAGGTATCTTGGAATATTATACATATAATTTCAAGGGTTGTGATACGAAGAAAGTTATATTCCAGGAAAAACATCCTATGCCATTAAGTCGCAGGGAGAGTCTTATTTCAGAGAAATACACCGTCACTATTCACTTTCAACCTCAATTTCTGGAAATTTTTTCTATATTTTTTCATGTATGGTATTGAAAAACAATGAGGAAAGGTATATTAAGGTAATTATACCCATTGTGTATGAAGAAATAATTTGATTATTTGAATGTTGGAATTTAAACTTCAAGTCATTTCTTTAATCAGAATAAAGATAGCTATAGTGTAAAGGTCACAACAAGAACCAGCATTAAAAACTATATCAACATCAGGATGATATTCTTCTCTAAAGTTGCACTCGGGTACTGCTGAAAAAATTTATTTTTATTTTTTAGTTGCCTGTGCGGCAAGCTTTATTACAAAAAAATCGATATAATTTCATTTTTTTTTAAAAGCTTAAAAGAATTTTAACCAATTAGCGATAAATTTAAATTGAAACCAAAATTATTTTAAGGGGTGGACCATGAAAGAAAATTATTTTAAATCAGTTGTGATGATCGAACGCCTCCATCGACTGTTCTTAGAAGTTGTAAAAATTGAATTGGACCGAATGAAAATTCGAGACATCAACAACGTTCAATGTCTTGTTCTCTACAACGTAGGTCGCGGACAAGTTACTGTGGGTGAGTTGACAAACCGGGGATACTATCTTGGATCTAACGTGTCTTATAATTTGCGTAAAATGGTTCAAAATAGCTATTTAATTCAAGAGCCCAGTGCTCATGACCGACGCTCAAGCCATGTAAAATTGTCTGAAAAAGGCATAAAACTACATGACAGGCTTGATGAATTATTCACAATGCACGCGAAAGCGCTTGCTAATGAGGGTATCAGTTCTGCAAAAGCTGAGGAATTAGATGGTATGCTTAATAATCTTGAAACTTTCTGGACAAGCTTATTAACACGAGATTTACGCCGCTAATTGAAAGACTTATTTCAAAATAAAGGAGGGGCTATCCCCTCCTTTTTCACTTTCCCACTTATATTCTTCTCTTGAATTTTTTTTGACTTCAAGGCAGTGTGAACAAACATTGTCAGTACGAAGGAGTCAATAAAACAATGTCTCTATTCCTCCCCATTCACATACATCCAGAAGGGTGGCGTTTTATTGGTCTTTTCGGAGCCATATCAATTTTCTTATTCTATATTTGCCAGCCCCTAGGCTGGGTCGGCATTATCCTTACAGGTTGGTGTGCTTACTTTTTTCGCAACCCCAAACGATTCACCCCTGTACAAGATGGCTTAATTGTAAGCCCCGCAGATGGTATCGTATGTGGCATTAAGCAAATGGATACTCCCGCAGAATTCGGTCTGGGGAAAAATCCATGCCTTCGAATTAGCATTTTCTTAAATGTTTTTGATGTGCACGTGAATAGAATCCCAATTGGCGGTAAAATTTTGAAGTCTATCTATCAGCCTGGTCAATTCTTTAATGCTGCTGATGAAAAAGCCAGTGATCAGAATGAACGACAATCCCTGGTCATTCAAGTGCCCAGTGGGCCACAAATTGCAGTTGTCCAAATTGCCGGGCTCATTGCGAGACGAATTTTGTGTCAAGCCCAAGAAGGAGATCAAGTACAAACGGGAGCAACATATGGCCTCATTCGCTTTGGAAGTCGTATGGATATCTACTTACCTGAAGGTGTCTTCCCATCTATTATTGAAGGCCAGCGAATGATTGCCGGGGAAACCATCATTGCTGATCTCTCAACAAAAGGAACGAGTCATAAGCATTTACGTGAAGGGATTTGCCACTAATGGCTTGGAAACGAAAAACACTGCCTTTTGAAGAAAAACCCCCTAAACCCAAAAGGCGTAAATTGTCCACCCACCTACCAAGTCGATTGAGACAACGCCCCCTTCAAGGTTATTCCTTGCCCGCCATGCTTCCCAATATTGCTACAGTTCTGGCATTATGCACAGGCTTAAGTGCCGTTCGCTTTGCGCTACAAGAGCGTTGGGAATGGTGCGTGGCTGCCATACTTATAGCAGGAATCTTGGATGCAATTGATGGTCGCCTCGCCCGCTTCCTGGGAAGCTCAAGCCGTTTTGGCGCGGAGTTAGACTCCCTTTCTGACTTTATTAGTTTTGGCGTCACCCCCGCACTCGTCATGTATTTCTTTTGTTTAAAGCAGTGGGGCGGTTTTGGATGGGCTATTGTTCTATTATTTAGTGTTTGTATGGCTTTACGTCTTGCGCGTTTTAACACTGGGGACATTGAAGGTACAACCCCCTCCTGGGCTGCCGCATATTCTAAAGGAATACCAGCGCCCGCTGCTGCAGCCTTAACTATCAGTCCAATTGTCATGTCCTTCCAATGGTCTTATGATTTTATCATGAGCCCTTTTTTTTGCGGGGCAATTTTATTTGGTGTCGCTCTTTTAATGATTAGTTCAATGCCAACAATTACCTTAAAGAAAGTCCATATCCCCCATAAATTTGTACTTCCCCTTATGGTTCTTATAGCTTTATCAACGGCTGCGTTATTCAGTAATCCATGGTTAACGCTGACAATCATCGCCTTAGGATATGTAAGTACTTTTCCGTTTAGCATTATATCCTATCATAATGCCGCGCGAAAAAACGAGGTTCCGCCAAAAGAGTAAGGTTCTTCTTATGAGGGTTAGCCAAATCTTGGCTTTTGACAAATCCTTAAAGCAATGAGAAAAAGCAAAGAAGATGCCGACAATAAAAGCGAAGGTGCCCACTTTTGCCCAATAGAGTCTGTTAATAAAGTGGCAAGAACTGGTGTCAATCCTCCGAGAGTGGCTTGACCAAGCGTATAACTTACAGAAATGC includes:
- a CDS encoding glycerol-3-phosphate dehydrogenase, with amino-acid sequence MRHTIDWTHPDYLDADKLDEEMRRVFDICHGCRRCFNLCDTFPRLFDLIDAAPTGELDSVASADFAPPVEACTLCDLCYMSKCPYTPPHEFNIDFPHLMLRYRAMEFAAGKVPFSTQILANTDLAGTVGKTVAPLANWATKEGNKITRPLLEKTLGIHREAAVPQFHAKTLVRQTREPLSLNKAAPAYGRKVVIYATCYGNYNNPNIGLATRKVLAHNGVETQVIYPGCCAMPLLEQGNIAGVAEAAKRVAGELRPWIDQGYEVIALVPSCALMLKSEWPLILPNDENVNLLGHSTKDITEYMVSLAKGPGLVEGIKPLTEGVTVHIACHARAQNMGQKAAELLRLIPDIDLQVIERCSGHGGAWGLKVENFDIALKVGKPVAQQALKNQNRLVLSECPLAATHIRQGMEKLDSNFVSENAHPIEIFAHAYGL
- a CDS encoding phosphatidylcholine/phosphatidylserine synthase, which gives rise to MAWKRKTLPFEEKPPKPKRRKLSTHLPSRLRQRPLQGYSLPAMLPNIATVLALCTGLSAVRFALQERWEWCVAAILIAGILDAIDGRLARFLGSSSRFGAELDSLSDFISFGVTPALVMYFFCLKQWGGFGWAIVLLFSVCMALRLARFNTGDIEGTTPSWAAAYSKGIPAPAAAALTISPIVMSFQWSYDFIMSPFFCGAILFGVALLMISSMPTITLKKVHIPHKFVLPLMVLIALSTAALFSNPWLTLTIIALGYVSTFPFSIISYHNAARKNEVPPKE
- a CDS encoding rubrerythrin, with the protein product MSLKGSKTEQNLKEAFAGESQANRRYLYFAQKADIEGHNDVASVFRSTAEGETGHAHGHLEFLAAVGDPATGLPIGDTSLNLKAAIAGETHEYTDMYPGMARTAREEGFEEIADWFETLGKAERSHAGRFQRALETMS
- a CDS encoding CCA tRNA nucleotidyltransferase, yielding MKLDLTQFPLMGDAITQRLFQIFREEGGEARFVGGCVRDAVLGISAQDIDIAIPIGPDDIIYILTKANINVIPTGYEYGTITAVLENRTFQITSLRKDWETNGRRARVTYGTSWEEDASRRDFTINALYADVQGTIYDYFHGLEDLKFGMIRFVGDAHTRIQEDYLRILRYFRFLAWYGQGPVNLEAIQACTALHQGLKDLSRERIGYEFLKLLSAPDPLSSLRLLSKAGIAPLILPHSINLDAFESLLNFEKVPRVMCRLAALSLPKIDVMALAKTLRLSRDQKNYLQYCQNRLEYYPSSEKTIYANLYHDGAEWFEDLTRLSLTLRAVGSTRSILDATLNVSASWRHPTFPIQGKDLVGMGVKQGPKLGDLLKQCEAWWIAQNFQPNRDACLKWIRDRQQSH
- a CDS encoding phosphatidylserine decarboxylase; the protein is MSLFLPIHIHPEGWRFIGLFGAISIFLFYICQPLGWVGIILTGWCAYFFRNPKRFTPVQDGLIVSPADGIVCGIKQMDTPAEFGLGKNPCLRISIFLNVFDVHVNRIPIGGKILKSIYQPGQFFNAADEKASDQNERQSLVIQVPSGPQIAVVQIAGLIARRILCQAQEGDQVQTGATYGLIRFGSRMDIYLPEGVFPSIIEGQRMIAGETIIADLSTKGTSHKHLREGICH
- a CDS encoding winged helix DNA-binding protein, producing MKENYFKSVVMIERLHRLFLEVVKIELDRMKIRDINNVQCLVLYNVGRGQVTVGELTNRGYYLGSNVSYNLRKMVQNSYLIQEPSAHDRRSSHVKLSEKGIKLHDRLDELFTMHAKALANEGISSAKAEELDGMLNNLETFWTSLLTRDLRR
- a CDS encoding DUF465 domain-containing protein — translated: MALEPSMVVELQHKLDKLKKEDRQLVDEISHLSLDSHQNDVQVHRLKKRRILVKDQIQKIDGLLVPDIIA
- a CDS encoding pyrroline-5-carboxylate reductase, whose protein sequence is MKRAKFLLVGCGVMGSALKQGWERDNAPFDVVVIEPSNPQYVPDLASLPEDFVPNLIIFAVKPQILPDLLPHYRRFSGQGCLFLSIAAGLTLSTYHRLLGEDECIIRAMPNIPVTVGQGISVLVAQNPLTKEQRALGQSIFEASGKAIWLEHEALMDVVTAVSGSGPAYFFRLVECLAAAGAECGLPREVAFALARQTAIGVGAILQGTSDSATDLRIKVTSPGGTTAAALGVFDQGHALEKLTYTAVKAAVHRGQELSQ
- a CDS encoding 2-octaprenyl-6-methoxyphenyl hydroxylase, which gives rise to MVKPQAMDVVIVGGGLVGGTLGVALAQQGLMVTVIDRESPEDLLKPDLDGRTTAVAYGSKLIFDRLNIWPKVDHAAEPILDIRVFEKDSPWAVYYDHRDVGPDPMGYIVENRTLRQGIFQRAQELSHNLIWRAPAQVLQSERHLEAAVIQLEDGDVLKTPLIIGAEGRLSPLRDEAGIKTFRWRYNQSAFIAHVRHEKPHEGRAWEIFQAQGPFAILPLRTCPVTGVNRSGIVWTGSPQDINRLLDLDDVKISLELQEIFPFYGNLEVSGKRWSYPLSAMVAKNTVDHRLAIVGDAAHTVHPVAGQGVNLGWRDAQILAEVLKKAKDLGLDIGSQSILSDYQRRRRLDTASILAMSDGMVRLFSNKSSILSFMRNTGLGIVNQIPPLKRRLIRKAMGI